In the genome of Calditrichota bacterium, one region contains:
- a CDS encoding adenosylcobalamin-dependent ribonucleoside-diphosphate reductase — MKSDFAPHLSQNADILLRNRYLKRNARGEIIETPGDMFQRVARFVAKADALYDSRADLEKTSEAFFQMMARLDFLPNSPTLMNAGRRLGQLSACFVLPVEDSIRSIFETLKQTAIIHQSGGGTGFSFSKLRPKNDLVRSTMGKASGPISFMEVFDCATEAIKQGGTRRGANMGVLRYDHPDILEFIQSKRNRKRLHNFNISVAVSDDFMRCVQEGCFFDTVNPRTGQSVRSLRAAEVFEKIVENAWETGDPGLLFLDPINRDNPTPQLGTIEGTNPCGEQPLLPYESCNLGSINLSSFVTNGSPDFERLRKTVRLAVHFLDNVIDVNRFPLPQIKHTTRGNRKIGLGVMGFADFLILLGVPYDSEKALQLADEVMAFIQTEADRASEDLAQKRGPFPNFRGSTYDRPGRKPIRNATRTTIAPTGSISIIAGTSSGIEPLFAPIFERHVLENEVLLEIHPIFETLAKREGFFKLPLLEHIARTGSVQDIRGIPENIRLLFKTAHEIPAEWHVRMQAAFQKHTNNAVSKTINFPADAQPEAIREAFLLAHRLGCKGITVYRDKSQTGQVLTRGSREIETELKMRQSVSVDVKESLRLLRGKITRKQSGCGKMKCLD; from the coding sequence ATGAAAAGCGATTTCGCTCCACATCTCTCGCAGAACGCTGACATTCTTTTGAGAAACCGCTATTTAAAAAGGAACGCGCGCGGCGAAATCATTGAAACACCCGGGGACATGTTCCAGAGGGTTGCCCGATTTGTGGCCAAAGCGGATGCCCTTTACGATTCCCGGGCAGACCTTGAAAAAACAAGCGAAGCCTTTTTTCAGATGATGGCCCGCCTGGACTTTCTGCCCAATTCTCCCACACTGATGAACGCGGGGCGCCGATTGGGACAACTCTCGGCGTGTTTCGTGCTCCCTGTTGAAGATTCCATTCGGTCCATTTTCGAAACCCTGAAACAGACAGCCATCATTCACCAGAGCGGGGGTGGAACCGGATTTTCCTTCTCGAAATTGCGGCCCAAAAACGACCTTGTTCGTTCCACAATGGGAAAAGCCAGCGGCCCCATTTCATTTATGGAGGTTTTCGACTGCGCAACGGAAGCCATCAAACAGGGGGGAACGCGGCGGGGAGCAAATATGGGCGTGCTTCGCTACGACCACCCCGATATTCTGGAGTTCATTCAGTCCAAGCGAAACAGAAAACGCCTGCACAATTTTAATATCTCCGTGGCGGTTTCGGATGATTTTATGCGTTGCGTGCAGGAGGGCTGTTTTTTCGATACGGTGAACCCGCGAACGGGTCAATCTGTGAGATCGCTGCGTGCGGCGGAGGTCTTCGAAAAAATAGTCGAAAACGCCTGGGAAACCGGCGATCCCGGATTGCTGTTCCTGGATCCCATTAATCGGGACAATCCGACCCCGCAGCTGGGTACCATTGAAGGCACCAACCCTTGCGGCGAACAACCCCTTTTGCCGTACGAAAGCTGCAATCTGGGGTCGATTAATCTTTCCAGTTTTGTAACCAACGGTTCCCCCGATTTTGAGCGTCTTCGAAAAACGGTCCGGCTGGCCGTTCATTTTCTGGACAATGTAATTGATGTCAATCGCTTTCCGCTTCCGCAGATTAAGCACACAACGCGCGGGAATCGAAAAATCGGCCTGGGAGTCATGGGCTTTGCCGATTTTTTGATTCTCCTGGGCGTTCCCTACGATTCCGAAAAAGCCCTTCAGCTTGCAGATGAGGTAATGGCATTTATTCAAACAGAAGCCGATCGCGCCTCGGAAGACCTGGCCCAAAAAAGAGGCCCCTTCCCGAATTTCAGGGGAAGCACGTACGACCGCCCCGGGCGTAAGCCCATTCGAAATGCCACACGTACGACCATTGCACCTACCGGATCCATCAGCATTATTGCAGGTACCTCCTCGGGAATTGAACCCCTTTTTGCACCCATTTTCGAACGGCACGTCCTTGAAAATGAGGTTCTTCTGGAAATTCACCCCATTTTTGAAACGCTCGCGAAACGGGAGGGTTTTTTCAAACTGCCCCTGCTGGAACATATTGCCCGAACAGGATCGGTGCAAGACATCCGGGGCATTCCCGAAAACATCCGGTTGCTTTTTAAAACGGCACACGAAATCCCGGCCGAATGGCACGTTCGGATGCAGGCTGCCTTCCAGAAACACACAAACAACGCCGTTTCGAAAACGATTAATTTTCCGGCCGATGCCCAACCGGAGGCCATTCGTGAGGCCTTTTTGCTGGCCCACAGGCTCGGCTGCAAAGGGATTACCGTTTACCGGGACAAAAGTCAAACCGGCCAGGTTTTGACCCGGGGGAGCAGAGAAATCGAAACCGAATTAAAAATGAGGCAATCCGTTTCTGTGGATGTAAAGGAAAGCTTAAGATTGTTGAGAGGTAAAATCACCCGAAAACAGTCGGGATGCGGTAAAATGAAATGTCTGGATTGA